From one Caldithrix abyssi DSM 13497 genomic stretch:
- a CDS encoding YfiM family protein, with protein sequence MRKLSFSFLTAGFIILFLWPLKVHGAQPVPADSVKLQKPAIKDYWIAPDKGLHFLGSMMATIASAKTLEQQFDFNKGRSRAWAIGFSISLGVTKELRDSRQPNNFFSWKDLTADCLGTALGRLILELK encoded by the coding sequence ATGCGCAAATTAAGTTTTAGTTTTTTAACGGCAGGATTCATAATTCTCTTTTTATGGCCTTTAAAGGTACATGGCGCACAGCCTGTGCCGGCGGATTCTGTTAAACTGCAAAAGCCGGCGATCAAAGACTACTGGATTGCGCCGGACAAAGGGTTGCATTTTTTAGGGAGCATGATGGCTACCATTGCTTCGGCTAAAACGCTGGAACAGCAGTTTGATTTCAATAAAGGACGTAGCCGCGCCTGGGCCATCGGCTTTTCCATCTCGCTTGGCGTGACCAAAGAGTTACGCGATTCCAGACAGCCAAACAACTTTTTTTCCTGGAAAGACCTGACAGCCGATTGTCTGGGAACGGCGCTGGGGAGGCTGATTCTTGAGCTTAAATAA
- a CDS encoding diacylglycerol/lipid kinase family protein — protein sequence MNYYFIVNPVSGRGRGKVLGQRLAERLSRLSINFEMVWTERPGHAIELAERGARSHSVVVAVGGDGTMNEVLNGVVESGTALGLIPVGSGNDFARAVNIPFDFDQALEVLLKGRKRKVDIGKANERYFHNGVGIGFDAWVVHTSLGVKRLRGNAIYLYSVLRTLMKYKPVPLELSFNGSVKIDDYFMISVGNGVSMGGGFYLTPDAEIDDSLFDLCLIQNMPTVSILRNLIKVYSGTHKEDPRVEMHRTDHLRVESRQPFGVHVDGELFSLSVQKLDIEIIPRGLEIIC from the coding sequence GTGAACTATTATTTTATTGTAAATCCCGTTTCCGGCCGGGGCAGAGGCAAAGTTTTAGGACAGCGCCTGGCAGAACGTTTGAGCCGGCTGAGTATTAATTTCGAAATGGTGTGGACAGAAAGGCCCGGGCACGCCATTGAACTTGCCGAACGCGGCGCCAGGTCTCATTCGGTTGTGGTGGCCGTGGGCGGCGACGGCACCATGAACGAAGTGCTCAACGGAGTGGTGGAAAGCGGTACGGCGCTCGGATTAATTCCGGTGGGCAGCGGCAACGACTTTGCCCGGGCAGTTAACATCCCTTTCGATTTTGACCAGGCGCTGGAGGTTCTGTTAAAAGGCCGAAAGAGAAAAGTGGACATTGGCAAGGCCAACGAACGTTATTTTCACAACGGCGTGGGTATCGGCTTTGACGCCTGGGTGGTGCACACCAGTCTGGGCGTCAAACGATTGCGCGGCAATGCCATTTACCTGTACTCGGTTTTACGCACGTTAATGAAATACAAACCGGTTCCGCTTGAACTTAGTTTTAACGGTTCGGTTAAGATTGATGATTACTTTATGATCTCGGTGGGCAACGGCGTTTCCATGGGCGGCGGTTTTTATTTAACGCCCGATGCGGAGATCGACGACAGCCTGTTTGACCTGTGTCTTATTCAAAATATGCCGACGGTTTCCATTCTTAGGAATTTAATAAAAGTTTATAGCGGCACGCACAAAGAAGACCCGCGAGTGGAGATGCACCGCACCGATCATTTACGTGTGGAATCGCGCCAGCCGTTTGGCGTTCATGTGGACGGCGAACTGTTTTCGTTAAGCGTGCAGAAATTGGACATTGAAATCATTCCTCGTGGGTTGGAAATTATTTGTTGA
- a CDS encoding RidA family protein gives MKAIKTDKAPAPIGPYSQAMESGGLIFTSGQIAIDPQTNALIEGGVVEQAKQVFENLKAVLEAAGSDLDHVVKTTIFLKDMNDFSKVNEIYAAYFGKAVPARSTVEVARLPKDVLIEVDCIAEKK, from the coding sequence ATGAAAGCCATTAAAACCGATAAAGCGCCGGCGCCCATCGGCCCTTATTCGCAGGCCATGGAGTCCGGCGGGCTGATCTTTACATCGGGTCAGATTGCCATCGATCCGCAAACCAACGCGCTCATTGAAGGCGGTGTGGTTGAGCAGGCAAAGCAGGTGTTCGAAAATTTAAAAGCCGTTCTTGAGGCTGCAGGCTCCGATCTGGATCATGTGGTCAAGACGACCATTTTTTTGAAAGACATGAACGACTTTTCAAAGGTCAATGAAATTTACGCCGCCTATTTTGGCAAGGCCGTGCCGGCGCGATCGACCGTGGAAGTGGCCCGCCTGCCCAAAGACGTTTTAATCGAAGTGGATTGTATTGCAGAAAAAAAATAG
- a CDS encoding GbsR/MarR family transcriptional regulator: MSPGEKIKQEMLQEFGHAYQAFGLNKLMGFVVALLIFSSEPLSLDEITEQLGMSKGPISQITRRLLDHNLIRRVWKPGERKNYFEIQPEIFGSAFRNNFELIKNNLRIARQLKKEVEAANDPSLQTLHVRLKEMETFYDLMCRHFQSFLEEWKKEREKIYQDHA, translated from the coding sequence ATGAGTCCTGGCGAAAAAATCAAACAAGAAATGCTGCAGGAATTTGGGCACGCCTACCAGGCCTTCGGTTTGAATAAACTGATGGGCTTTGTGGTGGCTCTGCTTATCTTCTCGTCTGAGCCGCTTTCCCTGGATGAAATCACCGAACAACTGGGCATGAGCAAAGGCCCGATCAGCCAGATTACGCGCCGCCTGCTGGACCACAACCTCATTCGACGCGTCTGGAAGCCCGGCGAACGCAAGAATTATTTTGAGATTCAACCGGAAATTTTCGGCTCCGCCTTTCGCAATAATTTTGAATTAATTAAAAACAACCTGCGCATTGCCCGTCAACTAAAAAAAGAAGTTGAAGCCGCTAACGATCCTTCTCTGCAAACGCTGCATGTCCGACTGAAAGAAATGGAAACCTTCTACGATCTAATGTGCAGGCATTTTCAATCTTTTCTGGAAGAATGGAAAAAAGAACGGGAAAAAATTTATCAGGATCACGCATAA
- the fabG gene encoding 3-oxoacyl-[acyl-carrier-protein] reductase has translation MNRLQSKIAIITGGASGIGLAAVKKFLNEGATVIVWDVQTQTVEAIIKEQPDYQRRLQAMVVDVADLQAVQRAAEEVFKRFGRIDILINNAGITRDATLLKMTAEQWQQVIDVNLTGVFNCSKAVAPYMVQQQAGKIINTSSVVGLYGNFGQTNYVAAKSGVIGMTRVWARELGRKGITVNAVAPGFIATEMTQKVPPNILENIKEKTPLKRLGQPEDIANAYCFLASDEADFINGAVLSVDGGLIL, from the coding sequence ATGAATCGCCTGCAAAGCAAAATCGCCATCATTACCGGCGGCGCAAGCGGCATTGGCCTGGCGGCCGTTAAAAAATTTTTAAACGAAGGCGCCACGGTCATTGTATGGGATGTGCAAACTCAAACGGTGGAAGCAATCATTAAAGAACAGCCCGACTACCAGCGGCGGTTGCAGGCCATGGTTGTGGACGTTGCCGATCTGCAGGCGGTGCAACGGGCTGCCGAAGAAGTTTTTAAACGTTTTGGCCGCATCGACATTTTGATAAACAACGCCGGCATTACACGCGATGCCACTCTTTTAAAAATGACGGCAGAGCAATGGCAACAGGTGATTGACGTTAATCTCACGGGCGTGTTCAACTGCAGCAAGGCCGTTGCCCCCTACATGGTTCAACAACAGGCCGGCAAAATCATCAACACCAGTTCGGTGGTTGGGCTGTACGGAAATTTTGGCCAGACCAACTACGTGGCGGCCAAATCCGGGGTTATTGGCATGACCCGGGTCTGGGCACGCGAGCTGGGACGTAAAGGCATTACGGTAAACGCCGTGGCACCGGGCTTTATCGCCACGGAAATGACGCAAAAGGTGCCGCCCAACATTCTGGAAAACATTAAAGAAAAAACGCCCCTCAAGCGTCTGGGACAACCGGAAGATATTGCCAATGCCTACTGTTTCCTTGCTTCGGACGAGGCTGACTTTATCAACGGCGCCGTGCTCAGTGTGGACGGCGGATTAATTCTTTAA
- a CDS encoding 3-oxoacyl-ACP synthase III family protein, with translation MRNAFIASSAMYVPERVLPNAYFNALLGEDVDTWLKENVEIYERRWCAENESTADLCVAAAQKALQQRGLSAGELDLIIVATDTPEYISPSTASVVQYRLGAAKAGTFDINTACAGFVTGLDMAAKYIQSDQRYNHILVIGAYAMSKYLDLTDKKTVTLFADGAGAVVLQAEENTDRGYLTSLLHTEGQYHDWMGIYAGGTHQPVSPEALKNKDHLLKFVRKFPKELNPRIWSRMIEQMARALSISVNEVDFFLFTQININSIRQTLDRLNIPHDRTHTIMHYYGYTGSACIPMALSEALEQKKIKAGDTVFFISSGGGLAFASAAFKF, from the coding sequence ATGCGAAATGCTTTCATTGCCTCCAGCGCCATGTACGTTCCGGAACGTGTTTTGCCCAACGCCTATTTTAACGCGCTACTGGGCGAAGACGTGGATACGTGGCTTAAAGAAAACGTGGAAATTTACGAACGACGCTGGTGTGCGGAAAACGAATCCACCGCCGATTTATGTGTGGCCGCCGCGCAAAAAGCCCTGCAGCAGAGAGGCTTATCGGCCGGCGAGCTCGATTTGATTATCGTGGCCACGGACACGCCCGAATACATTTCGCCCTCCACGGCTTCGGTGGTGCAATACCGGCTGGGAGCAGCCAAAGCCGGCACCTTCGACATCAATACGGCCTGCGCCGGTTTTGTTACCGGGCTGGACATGGCGGCCAAATACATTCAGTCGGATCAACGCTACAACCATATTCTGGTCATTGGTGCCTATGCCATGAGCAAGTATCTGGATTTAACCGATAAAAAGACCGTAACCCTATTTGCCGACGGGGCCGGGGCGGTGGTTTTGCAGGCGGAAGAAAATACCGATCGCGGCTATTTAACCAGTCTTTTGCACACCGAAGGGCAATACCACGACTGGATGGGCATTTACGCCGGCGGCACGCATCAGCCTGTCTCCCCGGAGGCCCTGAAGAACAAAGACCATCTGTTGAAGTTTGTGCGAAAATTTCCCAAAGAGCTGAATCCTCGCATCTGGAGTCGGATGATTGAACAAATGGCGCGTGCCTTAAGCATTTCGGTGAACGAGGTGGATTTCTTTCTTTTTACGCAGATCAACATCAACAGCATCCGGCAGACGCTCGACCGTTTGAACATCCCGCACGACCGCACTCACACCATCATGCACTATTACGGCTACACCGGTTCGGCCTGTATTCCCATGGCCTTGAGCGAAGCTCTGGAACAAAAAAAGATCAAAGCGGGAGACACCGTCTTTTTTATTAGCTCTGGCGGCGGACTGGCTTTTGCCAGCGCGGCTTTTAAATTTTAA
- a CDS encoding sodium/pantothenate symporter — translation MSGSQYTLVAVLIYAIGIGLLALLARRKGQSLESFAIGGRKDNPFFIGLSLAANMTSAATFVINPGLVYLYGFSGFLGYAVAAPAGIFLGLIVMSKKFRQMGEARNALTIPQWIGQRFNNEGMTRFFAVLSFLQITFIVLIAVGLTIVLSRVLQAPYPLILFLVLAFTLSYIVIGGASIHILTNSYQGIIMSVVAVLLIISGPLFGHLSLIEIFQTLKNIDPNLVRPTNPNSLLFRDLFEVFIANFLVGVAIICQPHILSKALYLRSDKDVNAYLLTVVVVGSLYFFVLFSGLYARVFLHGPLLPPDQSMAAYINQIFPPPVLALVTLGILAAGFSTLEGLFIALSTIFSIDLLKSFLQKRFAFNESVVEQKTLLGTRVFLIVLAVVVYFLSVWQIEHPSLSVAIFAQNGVYGLFVATFWPIFTGLFLPRIKAWVPFWAGALGLVVHFGMYYGKITHYHTNPGVCAAIALLVGGLFVLVFYRAGGKS, via the coding sequence ATGAGCGGCAGTCAGTACACGTTAGTGGCTGTTTTAATCTACGCCATTGGCATCGGGCTTCTGGCTTTGCTGGCGCGGCGCAAGGGACAGTCGCTGGAAAGTTTTGCCATCGGCGGGCGCAAGGACAATCCCTTTTTTATCGGACTTTCGCTGGCGGCCAATATGACCAGCGCGGCTACCTTTGTGATTAATCCCGGGCTGGTCTATTTGTACGGCTTTTCCGGATTTTTGGGCTATGCCGTGGCCGCACCGGCCGGCATTTTTCTGGGGCTCATTGTGATGAGTAAAAAATTCCGCCAGATGGGAGAAGCCCGGAATGCGCTGACCATTCCGCAATGGATCGGGCAGCGCTTTAACAACGAAGGAATGACGCGCTTTTTTGCCGTACTTTCTTTTCTGCAAATTACTTTTATTGTGCTGATTGCCGTGGGCCTGACCATTGTGCTGTCCAGAGTGCTTCAGGCGCCTTACCCGCTCATTCTCTTTCTTGTGCTGGCTTTTACTCTTTCTTACATCGTCATTGGCGGTGCTTCCATTCATATTCTTACCAACTCCTACCAGGGCATCATCATGAGCGTTGTGGCTGTGCTGCTCATCATTTCCGGCCCGCTTTTTGGGCATCTTTCACTGATCGAAATTTTCCAGACTTTAAAAAACATCGATCCCAATCTGGTGCGGCCGACCAATCCAAACAGCCTGCTTTTTCGCGATCTGTTCGAGGTTTTTATCGCCAATTTTCTGGTGGGCGTGGCCATCATCTGTCAGCCGCACATTTTGTCCAAAGCGCTTTACCTGCGTTCGGACAAAGACGTAAACGCCTATCTTTTAACCGTGGTTGTTGTGGGCTCGCTTTACTTTTTTGTGCTGTTTAGCGGTCTGTACGCGCGCGTCTTTTTGCACGGCCCGCTTTTGCCGCCCGATCAATCCATGGCTGCCTATATTAACCAAATTTTTCCGCCGCCCGTGCTGGCTTTAGTAACGCTGGGCATTTTAGCGGCCGGCTTTTCGACCCTGGAGGGATTGTTCATCGCCCTGTCTACCATTTTCTCCATCGACCTGCTCAAATCGTTTTTGCAGAAAAGGTTTGCCTTCAATGAATCCGTGGTCGAACAAAAGACGTTGCTGGGCACGCGCGTCTTTCTGATCGTTCTGGCGGTTGTTGTTTACTTTTTGTCGGTCTGGCAGATCGAGCATCCGTCGCTTTCGGTTGCCATCTTTGCCCAGAATGGGGTTTACGGTTTATTTGTGGCCACCTTCTGGCCCATTTTTACGGGGCTCTTTCTACCGCGCATTAAAGCCTGGGTGCCCTTCTGGGCCGGGGCGCTTGGGCTGGTGGTGCATTTTGGCATGTACTACGGAAAGATTACCCATTATCACACCAATCCCGGTGTTTGCGCGGCCATCGCTCTGCTGGTCGGCGGGCTGTTTGTGCTTGTGTTCTATCGCGCAGGAGGGAAATCATGA
- the menE gene encoding o-succinylbenzoate--CoA ligase has translation MIGCDWIGRWAFYAPDKMALKEYESGRTLTYRKLNALANHAAHFLKKDYGITRGDRLAVLAENCLEYFILFSAAQKAGFILVPLNYRLAPAELDFMLQDAMPLLTISEKKFTEKVSRSVQTILLLEELQEMLWSKAEIKAEPFPQAPIKADDPLFILYTSGTTGTPKGALYTHKMLFWNAVNTEMRLDITSADRSVSCTPLFHTGGWNVIPTPFLHRGAYFCLMKTFEPAVVNQLLQEEKATMFMGVPTMLRLMADAENFERTDFSSLRFFVIGGEPMPLPLIDRWHNKGVPVRQGYGLTECGPSITSLHQDDAIRKRGSIGTLNFYIEKRIIDEAGNDVPPGNVGELLLKGPVITPGYWQNPEATKKAFTNGWFHTGDLVKQDAEGYLYIVDRKKNMYISGGENVYPAEVEKVLYQHPAVSEAAIIGVPDKKWGEVGMAFVVLKEKANVTDQELIAFCQERLARFKIPKYFKFIKEIPKSDTGKIDRKALKRLTQFKEDYP, from the coding sequence ATGATTGGCTGTGACTGGATAGGCCGTTGGGCGTTTTACGCTCCTGACAAAATGGCTTTGAAGGAATATGAGAGCGGGCGGACGCTGACCTATCGGAAACTGAATGCCCTGGCCAATCACGCGGCTCATTTCCTGAAAAAAGATTATGGAATTACCAGGGGCGATCGTCTGGCCGTTCTGGCGGAGAATTGTCTGGAATACTTCATCCTATTTTCAGCCGCTCAGAAAGCCGGTTTTATTTTAGTCCCGCTGAACTACCGTCTGGCTCCGGCTGAGCTGGACTTTATGCTTCAGGACGCCATGCCTTTGCTGACCATTTCGGAAAAAAAATTCACAGAGAAAGTTTCGCGTTCAGTACAAACCATCCTGCTTCTGGAAGAACTGCAGGAAATGCTGTGGTCAAAGGCGGAAATTAAGGCCGAGCCTTTTCCGCAGGCGCCCATAAAAGCCGACGACCCACTGTTTATTCTGTACACCTCCGGAACCACCGGCACGCCCAAAGGCGCCCTTTACACGCACAAGATGCTTTTCTGGAACGCCGTTAACACCGAAATGCGGCTGGACATTACCTCCGCCGACCGTTCTGTAAGCTGTACGCCCCTGTTCCATACCGGCGGCTGGAATGTGATTCCCACGCCATTTTTGCATCGCGGCGCCTACTTTTGCTTGATGAAAACATTCGAACCGGCCGTGGTCAATCAGCTTTTGCAAGAAGAGAAAGCCACCATGTTCATGGGCGTGCCGACCATGCTGCGCCTGATGGCTGACGCCGAAAACTTTGAGCGCACGGATTTCAGCAGCCTACGTTTTTTTGTCATCGGCGGCGAACCCATGCCCCTGCCGCTCATTGACCGCTGGCACAATAAAGGGGTTCCGGTGCGTCAGGGGTACGGCTTAACCGAATGCGGGCCCAGTATCACCAGCTTACATCAGGACGACGCCATTCGCAAACGCGGTTCCATCGGCACGTTAAATTTTTACATCGAAAAGCGTATCATCGACGAAGCAGGCAACGATGTTCCGCCCGGCAATGTGGGCGAGCTGTTGTTAAAAGGCCCGGTTATTACGCCCGGCTACTGGCAAAATCCCGAAGCCACTAAAAAGGCCTTCACCAACGGCTGGTTCCATACCGGCGATCTTGTTAAACAGGATGCAGAAGGTTATCTGTACATCGTGGATCGCAAAAAGAACATGTACATCTCCGGCGGAGAGAATGTGTATCCCGCGGAAGTCGAAAAGGTGCTTTACCAGCATCCGGCGGTCAGCGAAGCGGCCATCATTGGCGTTCCGGACAAAAAATGGGGAGAAGTGGGCATGGCCTTTGTGGTTCTAAAGGAAAAGGCAAACGTAACGGATCAGGAATTGATCGCTTTTTGCCAGGAAAGGCTGGCCCGATTTAAAATCCCAAAATATTTCAAATTTATTAAAGAAATTCCCAAAAGCGATACTGGTAAAATTGATCGTAAAGCTTTAAAACGTTTAACCCAATTTAAGGAGGATTACCCATGA
- a CDS encoding alpha/beta fold hydrolase, translated as MKKAFIFWSLILLLTACMQPYKGLKPMEFSELSYPFPVRYQQLANQINLAYMELGTEGPALIFIHGLGSYAPAWKKNLPELSKIARCFAVDLPGYGKSSKSAYPFTMEFYADVIKEFAAAKQLSRVIIVGHSMGGQIGMVMALKYPQLVSGLVLIDPAGFEAFTPGEKQWFKEVMSVDLVKNTPVQTIRANVVANFYNLPKDAEFMITDRIALRQAGDFEWYCYAVSRSVAGMVDQPVLDKLDKIMQPTLIIFGKNDNLIPNPYLHGGKTEDIARLGKEKIANSQLLLIPNCGHFAQFEKAQEVNKAIKQFLNQWKQD; from the coding sequence ATGAAAAAAGCGTTTATATTTTGGAGTTTAATATTGCTTTTAACCGCCTGTATGCAACCTTACAAAGGTTTAAAACCCATGGAATTTTCTGAGCTTAGCTATCCCTTTCCCGTCCGGTACCAGCAATTAGCCAATCAGATTAACCTGGCTTATATGGAGCTTGGAACCGAAGGCCCGGCGCTGATTTTTATTCATGGCCTGGGCAGTTACGCTCCGGCCTGGAAAAAGAACCTGCCGGAACTAAGCAAAATAGCCCGTTGCTTTGCCGTCGATTTACCCGGCTATGGAAAATCCAGCAAAAGCGCGTATCCCTTTACCATGGAATTTTACGCCGATGTCATCAAAGAATTTGCCGCGGCCAAACAATTGTCCAGGGTGATCATTGTGGGGCATTCCATGGGCGGACAGATTGGCATGGTCATGGCGCTGAAATATCCGCAACTGGTTTCCGGACTGGTGCTGATTGATCCTGCGGGCTTCGAAGCTTTTACGCCCGGCGAAAAGCAGTGGTTTAAAGAGGTAATGAGCGTCGATCTGGTAAAAAATACGCCGGTACAAACCATTCGCGCCAACGTAGTGGCGAACTTTTACAACCTGCCCAAAGACGCGGAGTTCATGATCACCGACCGCATCGCCCTGCGGCAGGCCGGGGATTTTGAATGGTACTGCTATGCCGTTTCGCGTTCCGTGGCCGGCATGGTCGATCAACCCGTTCTCGATAAGCTGGATAAAATCATGCAGCCCACGCTCATCATATTCGGAAAAAACGACAACCTGATTCCCAATCCTTATTTACATGGCGGGAAAACGGAAGATATTGCGCGCCTGGGTAAGGAAAAGATCGCCAACAGTCAATTGCTACTTATCCCTAACTG